A section of the Ruania halotolerans genome encodes:
- the phnC gene encoding phosphonate ABC transporter ATP-binding protein produces MTAEPPQVGTSPTSAAAASAAAPWPISLQNVTVTYPNGTRALTDVSVQIEPGEIVSVVGLSGSGKSTLIRTINGLVPVTSGSVSVGGHDVARARGRALRELRGHIGMIFQGFNLADRISVLDNVLVGRFAHTPSYRTLLRLTSKADKQLALHALDSVGMIEKVWTRAGSLSGGQKQRVAIARALTQQPSVMLADEPVASLDPPTAHAVMSDLARTSTERGLTVIINIHLMDLARQYTNRMIGLRGGELVYDGPAADATDADFEEIYGRPIRSRDRLGT; encoded by the coding sequence GTGACGGCGGAGCCCCCACAGGTGGGCACCTCACCCACGAGCGCGGCGGCCGCCTCGGCCGCCGCGCCCTGGCCCATCTCGCTACAGAACGTCACGGTCACCTACCCCAACGGCACCCGAGCTTTGACGGATGTGTCGGTGCAGATCGAGCCGGGCGAGATCGTCTCCGTCGTCGGCCTCTCCGGATCGGGCAAGTCCACCCTGATCCGCACCATCAACGGGCTTGTCCCGGTGACCTCGGGCAGTGTGAGCGTCGGTGGGCACGATGTCGCCCGGGCGCGCGGACGAGCTCTGCGGGAACTGCGCGGGCACATCGGAATGATCTTCCAGGGCTTCAACCTCGCCGACCGGATCAGCGTGCTCGACAACGTGCTCGTCGGACGGTTCGCCCACACACCCAGCTACCGCACGCTGCTCAGGCTCACCAGCAAGGCCGACAAGCAGCTAGCCCTGCACGCACTGGACTCCGTCGGCATGATCGAGAAGGTCTGGACCCGGGCAGGCTCACTCTCCGGCGGTCAGAAGCAGCGGGTCGCCATCGCGCGAGCGCTCACGCAGCAACCCTCGGTGATGCTCGCGGACGAGCCGGTGGCCAGCCTCGATCCGCCGACGGCGCACGCCGTCATGAGCGATCTGGCCCGAACCAGCACCGAACGCGGCCTGACCGTGATCATCAACATCCACCTGATGGATCTGGCCCGGCAATACACCAATCGGATGATCGGCCTGCGCGGCGGCGAGCTGGTCTACGACGGTCCGGCGGCGGATGCCACTGATGCCGACTTCGAGGAGATCTACGGCCGACCCATCCGGAGCCGGGACCGGCTCGGGACCTGA
- the phnE gene encoding phosphonate ABC transporter, permease protein PhnE: MSDTTTLANPGGPALHLPARPRRPWRTAGIVAVLCIFTALTCLPAIGGVEIDLAAITRNWSNGADKMGQLLRPDFAFLPRTIGPMLETLAMAVAGAAFAAVISIPLTLAAARPSNPNPLTRQLVRFLVNVDRAVPDLVFATVLVAMVGVGTLPGFLTLLLFDIGVVVKLVSEAVEAADHPYLEAGKAAGGTQTQLNQATVLPQSWSLLANQWLYSLELNVRISAILGIVGAGGIGRLLDERRGFYAYDDVSVIILEILVVVIIIEMCSTALRKRLR, from the coding sequence ATGAGCGATACGACCACTCTCGCGAACCCGGGCGGCCCGGCGCTGCACCTGCCCGCGCGACCACGCCGGCCGTGGCGCACGGCGGGGATCGTGGCCGTGCTGTGCATCTTCACGGCGCTCACCTGCCTCCCGGCGATCGGCGGCGTGGAGATCGACCTGGCCGCCATCACGCGCAACTGGTCCAACGGTGCGGACAAGATGGGCCAACTGCTCCGGCCGGACTTCGCCTTCCTGCCCCGCACCATCGGCCCGATGCTGGAGACGCTGGCCATGGCCGTGGCCGGAGCAGCATTCGCCGCCGTCATCTCCATCCCGCTCACGCTCGCGGCCGCACGACCCAGCAACCCCAACCCCCTCACCCGCCAGCTGGTCCGGTTCCTGGTCAACGTGGACCGCGCCGTGCCGGACCTCGTCTTCGCCACCGTGCTGGTCGCGATGGTCGGCGTCGGCACCCTTCCCGGTTTCCTGACGCTCCTGCTCTTCGACATCGGCGTGGTGGTCAAGCTGGTCTCCGAGGCCGTCGAGGCGGCCGACCACCCCTACCTCGAGGCCGGCAAGGCAGCAGGAGGGACGCAGACCCAGCTCAACCAGGCCACCGTGCTGCCGCAATCATGGTCGCTGCTGGCCAATCAATGGCTGTACTCGCTCGAGCTGAACGTCCGGATCTCGGCAATCCTGGGCATCGTCGGCGCGGGCGGTATCGGGCGACTGCTGGATGAACGCCGCGGCTTCTACGCCTACGACGACGTCTCGGTGATCATCCTGGAGATCCTGGTTGTGGTGATCATCATCGAGATGTGCTCGACTGCGCTCCGGAAGCGGCTCCGATGA
- the phnD gene encoding phosphate/phosphite/phosphonate ABC transporter substrate-binding protein, with product MRKRMIAPALAATAALALAGCSADDDGGSGSSAEGEWPEEITLSLVPSVEGEDLAEALDPLTTYLSEGLGITVEGVVATDYAATVEALGAGQAQVLITDAGSLYNAMEQYDAELILRDVRFGATSYASIAMTNNPDKYCAGDVVTATYGATGDELSYCNGTEAGPEAAGQGPAGLEALATIDDGTQVALQAATSPAGYQYPIVAMREQGIDTDAGIVQIPVEGNNNAVLAVENGDAEVGFAYWDARSTVIEEAPDVAENAVVFAYTEMIPNGGVAVTPDLPEDLTAELTAVMDEYADSSEEAASVMFDLVGLSDWTAETEEEQITRYGEILAEFSQ from the coding sequence ATGCGCAAGAGGATGATCGCGCCCGCCCTCGCTGCCACCGCGGCGCTCGCGCTCGCAGGCTGCAGTGCCGACGACGACGGCGGTTCCGGTTCCAGCGCCGAAGGCGAGTGGCCCGAGGAAATCACCCTGTCCTTGGTGCCCTCCGTCGAGGGGGAAGACCTCGCCGAGGCACTCGACCCGCTCACCACCTATCTTTCAGAGGGGCTCGGCATCACCGTCGAAGGTGTCGTTGCCACCGATTACGCCGCCACCGTCGAGGCGCTCGGCGCCGGTCAGGCCCAGGTGCTGATCACCGATGCCGGCTCGCTGTACAACGCGATGGAGCAGTACGACGCCGAACTCATCCTGCGCGATGTGCGATTCGGCGCCACCTCCTACGCCTCGATCGCGATGACCAACAACCCGGACAAGTACTGCGCCGGTGACGTGGTCACGGCGACCTACGGCGCCACCGGGGATGAGCTCTCCTACTGCAACGGCACCGAGGCAGGACCGGAGGCCGCCGGCCAGGGACCCGCCGGGCTGGAGGCGCTCGCCACCATCGACGACGGCACGCAGGTGGCCCTGCAGGCCGCCACCTCCCCGGCCGGGTACCAGTACCCGATCGTGGCGATGCGTGAGCAGGGCATCGACACCGACGCCGGCATCGTGCAGATCCCGGTGGAGGGCAACAACAACGCCGTGCTCGCGGTCGAGAACGGTGATGCCGAGGTGGGCTTCGCCTATTGGGACGCCCGCTCCACGGTCATCGAAGAAGCTCCGGACGTGGCCGAGAACGCCGTGGTGTTCGCCTACACCGAGATGATCCCGAACGGTGGCGTGGCCGTCACTCCGGATCTGCCGGAGGACCTCACCGCCGAGCTGACCGCTGTGATGGACGAGTACGCGGACTCCTCCGAGGAGGCGGCGTCAGTCATGTTCGATCTGGTCGGCCTCTCGGACTGGACCGCAGAGACCGAGGAGGAGCAGATCACCCGGTACGGCGAAATCCTCGCCGAGTTCAGCCAGTGA
- the phnE gene encoding phosphonate ABC transporter, permease protein PhnE, with protein sequence MLDCAPEAAPMSGVAQRSAQQAPMSEPVELRVPPRPARAVATLTAVVVGAVVLASTAGLNIAWTELGDVPGRVAEYLRLMFAEPNWEKLPRALFETWRSISMAWLGAIGCVVISIPLGMLAAQGVGPAWLRLVLRGIFAVIRAVPEVIIALVLLTVTGLTPFTGALALGIAGIGTQSKWVYETIESAPTGATEAVRAAGGSTAEVARWALWPAVAPALTSFALYRVEINIRTSAVLGLVGAGGIGSMLSNYTNFREWDTVGMLLIVVVVITMMFDLISGSIRRRIMEGARVRDVDRTR encoded by the coding sequence GTGCTCGACTGCGCTCCGGAAGCGGCTCCGATGAGCGGGGTGGCGCAGCGCTCCGCCCAGCAGGCGCCGATGAGCGAGCCGGTGGAACTCCGGGTACCCCCACGGCCCGCACGCGCAGTGGCGACGCTGACGGCGGTGGTGGTGGGCGCCGTCGTGCTGGCCTCCACGGCGGGCCTGAACATCGCGTGGACCGAACTCGGCGACGTGCCGGGGCGGGTGGCCGAGTACCTGCGGCTGATGTTCGCCGAGCCGAACTGGGAGAAGCTGCCGCGCGCACTGTTCGAGACCTGGCGCTCCATCTCGATGGCGTGGCTCGGCGCCATCGGCTGCGTGGTGATCTCCATCCCGCTCGGGATGCTCGCGGCCCAGGGAGTGGGGCCCGCGTGGCTGCGCCTGGTGCTGCGGGGAATCTTCGCCGTGATCCGCGCCGTGCCCGAGGTGATCATCGCTCTCGTGCTGCTCACGGTCACCGGGCTCACCCCGTTCACCGGGGCACTCGCACTGGGCATCGCCGGAATCGGGACGCAGTCCAAGTGGGTCTACGAGACGATCGAGTCCGCACCGACCGGTGCCACCGAGGCCGTCCGCGCCGCCGGGGGTTCCACGGCGGAGGTCGCGAGGTGGGCGCTCTGGCCGGCGGTGGCCCCGGCGCTGACGTCCTTCGCGCTGTACCGTGTCGAGATCAACATCCGCACCTCCGCCGTGCTCGGTCTGGTCGGTGCGGGTGGCATCGGTTCGATGCTGTCCAACTACACCAACTTCCGCGAATGGGACACGGTCGGGATGTTGCTCATCGTGGTGGTGGTGATCACCATGATGTTCGACCTGATCTCCGGCTCGATCCGCCGGCGCATCATGGAGGGAGCACGTGTCCGTGACGTGGACAGGACCCGCTGA